One genomic window of Micromonospora sp. WMMD1128 includes the following:
- a CDS encoding Ig-like domain-containing protein, translating to MRVWSRAVAVLAVGAVVVAGVPALAATTTVTDAGAAGRTGARAMGGSAALGAARTVATRAQVTPGDTRLMPTTPRADTPRINNGEITDIEVIGNRVFIAGTFTSITNVGGTAIAQRSLASYNLDTGKVDTGFKPTIDGAVAAVEASPDGSSLYIAGSFNTINGVTKRKIARLNPSTGAPVAAFTATANARATALAVSPTAVYVGGQFATVNGVSRSGLAAVNPTTGAVDTAFNLPLTGGIGVGGMLTVQQLKLTHDRSKLLVVHTGRQIAGQDRYGVALIDTAGKSLLPWRTRLWEDNLSFVGGIQRVFAGDIAPDDSYFVVTSGSGGDRPPINDTAIAYSLTGNDHVEPLWVSRHFDSIYSVAITDTAVYVGGHFSWQESPTSNVPWPGLDNVGYGTGQGLSGYGLGDQVVRRDHLGALDPVTGTALEWNPGSNSYEGEKAMLATSRGLLVGGDGNVKGGKTTGRVAFFDLSAEPAPSPLDTTITTPIEGAVKQAGESFDLAGQALAPAGVSKVQVEIMDRTSGRYLQDDLTTWGAFKGIKATLAEPNATSTTWTLPVSLPAGTYQIQAKTFAVGGAGDTTKAVKKIEAFRFDDLPPSTRISAPAGGLLATQSFVASGTATDDQGVSSLIYSFRTPDNRYLQDDGSVAAVYNTFRGEPDVIGAKSATWQYEVTLPIEGQWKMTATAVDTAGQSDLRGDTRDWTVSATGVPPTVAITAPVAMTPPTAAAPLTVEPGATVTFAGTAADEDALRSVEIYLRNNTTREALAADGTWGADSVAAYHRISPTNLNAATFDWSFTSVPLTPGVYDFRVRATDNLGLTTSNSNLGRLTVTAQTPGDAFPNGRLNFTGTDQNIDQLHLDLSGTATDDKGVRAVRVALRDLDTGRYVQPNGTMAAAFATVDATLADPDATSTAFTLSIDLPTKGTYSVEAWAVDTVGQQDGNTSGATARYLVYPGDLDPTLEPSITPVEGEVYSGGRIVVTGRAVDDVGMQKVELQITNSAGQGMNAAGTFGRAGTWIATFLTSPGSPGSNFAYTSPVVPAGTYTVTIRGMDNYGQYQQPPRTVSVTVTD from the coding sequence CCGCGGATCAACAATGGCGAGATCACCGACATCGAGGTGATCGGCAACCGGGTCTTCATCGCCGGCACCTTCACCTCGATCACCAATGTCGGCGGCACGGCGATCGCGCAGCGGTCGCTGGCGTCCTACAACCTCGACACCGGCAAGGTGGACACCGGCTTCAAGCCGACCATCGACGGCGCGGTGGCGGCCGTCGAGGCGTCACCGGACGGGTCGTCGCTCTACATCGCGGGCTCGTTCAACACGATCAACGGGGTCACCAAGCGCAAGATCGCCCGGCTCAACCCGTCCACCGGCGCGCCGGTCGCCGCGTTCACCGCGACCGCGAACGCGCGGGCGACCGCGCTGGCGGTGAGCCCCACCGCGGTCTACGTCGGCGGCCAGTTCGCCACCGTCAACGGGGTCTCCCGCAGCGGCCTCGCCGCGGTCAACCCCACCACCGGCGCGGTCGACACCGCGTTCAACCTGCCGCTCACCGGCGGCATCGGCGTCGGCGGCATGCTCACCGTGCAGCAGCTCAAGCTCACCCACGACCGCAGCAAGCTGCTCGTCGTGCACACCGGCCGCCAGATCGCCGGCCAGGACCGCTACGGGGTGGCGCTGATCGACACGGCCGGCAAGTCGTTGCTGCCGTGGCGGACCCGGCTGTGGGAGGACAACCTCTCCTTCGTCGGCGGAATCCAGCGCGTCTTCGCCGGCGACATCGCGCCGGACGACTCGTACTTCGTCGTCACCAGTGGCTCCGGCGGTGACCGCCCGCCGATCAACGACACCGCCATCGCGTACTCCCTGACCGGAAACGACCACGTCGAGCCGCTCTGGGTCTCCCGGCACTTCGACAGCATCTACTCGGTCGCGATCACCGACACCGCCGTCTACGTCGGCGGCCACTTCAGCTGGCAGGAGTCGCCCACCTCGAACGTGCCCTGGCCCGGCCTGGACAACGTCGGCTACGGCACCGGCCAGGGCCTGAGCGGTTACGGCCTCGGCGACCAGGTGGTCCGCCGCGACCACCTCGGCGCGCTGGACCCGGTCACCGGCACCGCGCTGGAGTGGAACCCCGGCTCCAACTCGTACGAGGGGGAGAAGGCGATGCTCGCCACGTCGCGCGGCCTGCTCGTCGGCGGCGACGGCAACGTCAAGGGCGGCAAGACGACCGGCCGGGTGGCCTTCTTCGACCTGTCCGCCGAGCCCGCGCCGTCGCCGCTGGACACCACGATCACCACCCCGATCGAGGGCGCGGTGAAGCAGGCCGGCGAGTCGTTCGACCTCGCCGGGCAGGCGCTGGCCCCGGCCGGCGTGTCGAAGGTCCAGGTCGAGATCATGGACCGCACCAGCGGTCGGTACCTCCAGGACGACCTGACCACCTGGGGCGCGTTCAAGGGCATCAAGGCGACGCTCGCCGAGCCGAACGCCACGTCCACCACGTGGACGCTGCCGGTGTCGCTACCCGCCGGCACCTACCAGATCCAGGCCAAGACGTTCGCCGTCGGCGGGGCCGGCGACACCACCAAGGCGGTCAAGAAGATCGAGGCGTTCCGCTTCGACGATCTGCCGCCGTCGACCCGGATCAGCGCCCCGGCCGGCGGACTGCTCGCCACGCAGAGCTTCGTGGCCAGCGGCACCGCCACCGACGACCAGGGCGTCAGCTCGCTGATCTACTCGTTCCGCACCCCGGACAACCGTTACCTCCAGGACGACGGCAGCGTCGCGGCGGTCTACAACACGTTCCGCGGTGAGCCGGACGTGATCGGTGCGAAGTCCGCCACCTGGCAGTACGAGGTGACGCTGCCGATCGAGGGGCAGTGGAAGATGACCGCCACCGCGGTCGACACCGCCGGGCAGAGCGACCTGCGCGGCGACACCCGGGACTGGACCGTCTCGGCCACCGGCGTCCCGCCGACGGTGGCGATCACCGCGCCGGTGGCGATGACCCCGCCGACCGCCGCCGCGCCGCTGACCGTGGAGCCCGGCGCAACCGTCACGTTCGCCGGCACCGCCGCCGACGAGGACGCCCTGCGGTCGGTCGAGATCTACCTGCGCAACAACACCACCCGTGAGGCGCTGGCCGCCGACGGCACCTGGGGTGCCGACTCGGTCGCCGCGTACCACCGGATCTCACCGACCAACCTGAACGCCGCGACGTTCGACTGGTCCTTCACCAGCGTGCCGCTCACCCCCGGGGTGTACGACTTCCGGGTACGCGCGACCGACAATCTCGGCCTGACCACGTCCAACTCCAACCTGGGCCGGCTCACCGTCACCGCGCAGACGCCCGGCGACGCCTTCCCGAACGGGCGGCTCAACTTCACCGGCACCGACCAGAACATCGACCAGCTGCACCTCGACCTGTCCGGCACGGCCACCGACGACAAGGGCGTGCGGGCGGTCCGGGTGGCGTTGCGCGACCTGGACACCGGCCGGTACGTGCAGCCCAACGGCACGATGGCCGCCGCGTTCGCCACGGTCGACGCGACGCTCGCCGATCCGGACGCGACGAGCACCGCGTTCACGCTCTCGATCGACCTGCCCACGAAGGGCACCTACAGCGTCGAGGCGTGGGCCGTGGACACGGTCGGCCAGCAGGACGGGAACACCTCCGGCGCCACCGCGAGGTACCTGGTCTACCCCGGTGACCTCGACCCGACGCTGGAGCCGAGCATCACGCCGGTCGAGGGTGAGGTCTACTCCGGCGGTCGGATCGTGGTGACCGGCCGGGCCGTCGACGACGTCGGCATGCAGAAGGTGGAGCTCCAGATCACCAACAGCGCCGGGCAGGGCATGAACGCGGCCGGCACGTTCGGCCGGGCGGGCACGTGGATCGCGACGTTCCTCACCAGCCCGGGGTCCCCGGGGTCGAACTTCGCCTACACGTCCCCGGTCGTCCCGGCCGGCACGTACACGGTGACGATCCGCGGGATGGACAACTACGGGCAATACCAGCAGCCGCCCCGTACCGTCTCGGTGACCGTCACCGACTGA